A segment of the Homoserinimonas aerilata genome:
GCGGCGGGCGAGTGGAGCACCGACACCCTCGACATCGACTTCGCGACCTACAACCCGCTGAGCCTCATCATCAAGGAGAAGGGCTGGCTCGAGGGAAAGCTTGATGGAGTGACCGTGACCTGGCTGCAGTCCGCGGGCTCGAACAAGGCGAATGAGGCGCTGCGTGCTGGCGCCGTCGACGTTGGTTCCACAGCGGGTTCTGCGGCGCTCCTCGCCCGGTCGAACGGCTCACCCATCCAGGTGATCTCGCTCTACTCGCAGCCCGAGTGGGCGGCCATCGTTGTTGGCGCCGACTCCGACATCTCCTCTGTCGAGGACCTGCGTGGCAAGACGATCGCCGCCACGAAGGGAACCGATCCATACTTCTTCCTGCTTCAGACCCTCGACGAGGCCGGCATCGGTCTCGACGAGGTCACGGTGGAGAACCTGCAGCACGCTGACGGAGGAAACGCGCTCGTCACGGGCGCCGTCGACGCATGGTCGGGCCTCGACCCGATCATGGCCACGACGGAGCTCGACAGCGGGGCGAAGCTGATCTACCGCAACATCGACTTCAACACCTACGGCTTCCTCAACGCCACGGAGGACTTCGTGACGAACCACGCGGATGTCGCGCAGGTCGTCGTGAACGCGTATGAGAAGGCCCGCATCTGGGCCGCGGAGAACCCCGAGGAGTCTGCCCAGATCCTCGCCGACTACTCGGGAACCAGCCTCGACGTCGCCAAGAAGGTCCTACTCGAGCGCACCAACCTCGACGTGGGCAAGCCCGGCCAGAAGCAGCGCGATGTACTCGAGATCGTCGGCCCGATCTTCGTCGAGTCCGATGACGTGGAGAGCCAGGACGACATCGACGCGGCACTCGATTCCCTCATCAACGACTCGTTCTACGACACGATCGACGTCGACTCCATCAAGGACTGATCATGACGGTCACCACGAACGAGA
Coding sequences within it:
- a CDS encoding aliphatic sulfonate ABC transporter substrate-binding protein; amino-acid sequence: MKLSTTLSTVALAAASALVLAGCVAGEGSALDADTAAAGEWSTDTLDIDFATYNPLSLIIKEKGWLEGKLDGVTVTWLQSAGSNKANEALRAGAVDVGSTAGSAALLARSNGSPIQVISLYSQPEWAAIVVGADSDISSVEDLRGKTIAATKGTDPYFFLLQTLDEAGIGLDEVTVENLQHADGGNALVTGAVDAWSGLDPIMATTELDSGAKLIYRNIDFNTYGFLNATEDFVTNHADVAQVVVNAYEKARIWAAENPEESAQILADYSGTSLDVAKKVLLERTNLDVGKPGQKQRDVLEIVGPIFVESDDVESQDDIDAALDSLINDSFYDTIDVDSIKD